One Mercurialis annua linkage group LG3, ddMerAnnu1.2, whole genome shotgun sequence DNA window includes the following coding sequences:
- the LOC126675166 gene encoding histone acetyltransferase HAC1, translating into MNVQTHMSGQVPNQLPQQNGNSQLQNLAAGGTGVAAPPNMFNVDPELHRARAYMKEKIFAIILQRQQQPVSEPQKQKFKDIAKRLEEGLFKAAHSKEDYMNLNTLESRLSNLIKRAPANNHNQRHVQLVNPSSSIGTMIPTPGMAHGGNSNLMVSSVDSMMIASSGGDSIAATTVNSGGLMPSSGIHGGSFRSDGGLPNGYQQSPNNFSINSGGNMPSLGVQRMTSQMIPTPGFNNSNNSNINNHSYVNTESSNNVSGYSTVESTMISQPLQQKQYIGGQNSRILQNLGSQMGSSIRSGLQQKSYGFSNNGINSGMGIVGNNLQLVSEPCTSEGYMTSTPYASSPKPLQQHFDPQQRQLIQGDGYGLSTADSFGSGNFYGAVTSAGPVVNSQNMASVNLQSISKTNSSLVNNKSSIHGIQQAAHLKPQSVDQSEKMNFQSSLASRDAVLQPHQQHHHQFQQQQFNQQHSLQKQQNQQHHMLHDTFDQSQLVSDPNTQVKNELGVENESLHSQTPQHFQMLELQNQFQQNVVEDRTRGAQNLSLPSRQNEMCSSMVQNSQQMQQMLHPHQSVSESQTDFDCLHIGTPLDSVLQGQWHPHLQDRTGIPGRMSHEQHVQEDFRQRISGQDEAQRNSLTSEGLFIGKSVLPRSTSENQNGVTCKSGNAHNDRQFRNQQRWLLFLMHSRRCTAPEGKCPEANCITVQKLLRHMDKCSISLCTFPRCHHTKILVRHNKTCKDASCPVCIPVKNYIETQIRPRSRSVLDSSLQSKPNHGGDNSAKVISKYPSVETSEEPHSPKRMKIEQAPQSLKTENDSCAVPAFGANASHLSKDAQHQDLTQGDTTIQVKSEYMEVKLEGSINSRQGSPGKIGKGKDNVEDTSKQKFDGEFVARAESSISVKPESIKVEKEADLMKQENSAQPADNAVGTKSGKPKIKGVSLTELFTPEQVREHITGLRQWVGQSKAKAEKNQAMESTMSENSCQLCAVEKLTFEPPPIYCTPCGARIKRNAMYYTVGAGDTRHSFCIPCYNDARGDSILVDGASIQKARLEKKKNDEETEEWWVQCDKCEAWQHQICALFNGRRNDGGQAEYTCPNCYMEEVERGERKPLPQSAVLGAKDLPRTILSDHIEQRLFKRLKHERQDRARMQGKTYDEVAGAESLVIRVVSSVDKKLEVKQRFLEIFREENYPTEFPYKSKVVLLFQKIEGVEVCLFGMYVQEFGSETHFPNQRRVYLSYLDSVKYFRPEIKAVTGEALRTFVYHEILIGYLEYCKKRGFTSCYIWACPPLKGEDYILYCHPEIQKTPKSDKLREWYLAMLRKASKENIVVDLTNLYDHFFVSTGECKARVTAARLPYFDGDYWPGAAEDLIYQLNQDEDGRRQNKKGTTKKTITKRALKASGQSDLSGNASKDLLLMHKLGETISPMKEDFIMVHLQHCCTHCCILMVSGNRWVCNQCKNFQICDKCYEAEQKREERERHPVNHREKHALYPAEITDVQVDTKDNDEILESEFFDTRQAFLSLCQGNHYQYDTLRRAKHSSMMVLYHLHNPTAPAFVTTCNVCHLDIETGQGWRCEVCPDFDVCNACYQKDGRIDHPHKLTNHPSTADRDAQNKEARQQRVVQLRKMLDLLVHASQCRSPQCQYPNCRKVKGLFRHGIQCKTRASGGCVLCKKMWYLLQLHARACKESECHVPRCRDLKEHMRRLQQQSDSRRRAAVMEMMRQRAAEVAGN; encoded by the exons ATGAATGTGCAGACACATATGTCTGGGCAGGTTCCCAATCAACTGCCCCAGCAAAATGGGAATTCCCAGTTGCAGAATTTAGCAGCTGGTGGAACTGGAGTTGCAGCTCCTCCTAATATGTTCAACGTGGACCCTGAGCTTCATAGAGCTCGCGCTTACATGAAAGAGAAAAT CTTTGCCATTATATTGCAGCGGCAGCAGCAGCCAGTTAGCGAACCACAAAAACAGAAATTTAAGGATATTGCTAAACGCTTGGAGGAGGGTCTATTCAAAGCTGCTCACTCAAAG GAGGACTACATGAACCTAAACACTTTAGAGAGTCGACTTAGCAATCTGATCAAGCGTGCGCCTGCGAATAACCACAATCAACGACATGTGCAGCTGGTTAATCCTTCCTCTTCCATTGGTACAATGATACCAACCCCTGGTATGGCACATGGTGGGAACTCCAATCTGATGGTATCTTCTGTAGATTCCATGATGATTGCTTCTAGTGGTGGTGATAGTATAGCAGCTACAACAGTGAACTCAGGTGGCCTAATGCCTTCTAGCGGTATACATGGTGGTTCCTTTAGATCCGATG GAGGTCTACCTAATGGATATCAACAGTCACCAAACAATTTTTCTATTAACTCTGGTGGTAATATGCCATCCCTGGGTGTTCAAAGAATGACAAGTCAGATGATTCCAACTCCTGGTTTCAATAATAGCAACAACAGTAATATTAATAATCACTCTTATGTTAATACGGAGTCTTCTAATAATGTTAGTGGTTATTCAACTGTTGAATCAACAATGATATCACAGCCGCTGCAGCAAAAGCAGTACATTGGTGGTCAAAATAGTCGCATATTGCAGAACCTTGGCAGCCAAATGGGTAGCAGTATCAGATCTGGCTTGCAGCAGAAATCTTATGGCTTTTCAAACAATGGTATAAATAGTGGAATGGGTATCGTTGGGAACAATTTACAGCTTGTTAGTGAACCCTGTACGTCTGAGGGTTACATGACTTCTACACCTTATGCTAGTTCTCCCAAACCTTTGCAGCAGCACTTTGATCCGCAACAGAGACAATTAATCCAGG GTGATGGGTATGGACTAAGTACTGCTGATTCTTTCGGCTCTGGTAACTTCTATGGTGCGGTAACATCTGCTGGACCAGTTGTGAACTCTCAAAATATGGCCTCTGTGAACTTGCAATCTATCTCTAAAACTAATTCGTCTCTGGTAAATAATAAGTCTAGCATACATGGTATCCAACAAGCTGCACATTTGAAACCTCAATCAGTTGATCAATCTGAAAAGATGAATTTCCAGTCTTCACTAGCTTCAAGAGACGCTGTTCTACAACCTCATCAGCAACATCATCATCAGTTTCAACAACAGCAATTCAACCAACAACATAGCCTCCAAAAGCAGCAAAACCAGCAGCATCACATGTTGCATGATACTTTTGATCAATCTCAGCTGGTATCGGATCCTAATACCCAAGTTAAGAATGAGTTGGGGGTGGAAAATGAATCCCTCCACTCACAAACCCCTCAACATTTCCAAATGTTGGAGTTACAAAATCAATTTCAACAGAATGTTGTTGAAGACCGTACTAGGGGTGCACAGAATCTCTCTCTTCCATCAAGGCAGAATGAAATGTGTTCGTCGATGGTCCAAAATTCACAGCAAATGCAGCAGATGTTGCATCCACATCAATCGGTCTCAGAGTCTCAAACTGATTTTGATTGCCTTCACATTGGAACACCATTAGATTCAGTATTGCAGGGTCAGTGGCATCCTCATTTGCAAGATAGAACTGGCATACCTGGTAGAATGTCACATGAGCAGCATGTCCAAGAGGATTTCCGTCAAAGAATATCTGGTCAGGATGAAGCTCAACGTAATAGTTTGACTTCAGAAGGATTATTTATTGGAAAAAGTGTTCTTCCTAGAAGCACATCCGAGAATCAAAATGGCGTCACTTGTAAATCTGGCAATGCACACAATGATCGGCAGTTCAGAAATCAGCAAAGATGGCTTCTATTCTTGATGCATTCTCGCCGATGTACAGCACCCGAAGGGAAATGTCCTGAGGCGAATTGTATTACTGTCCAAAAATTATTGAGGCATATGGATAAATGCAGCATATCACTTTGTACATTTCCTCGATGCCATCATACCAAGATTTTGGTTCGACACAACAAAACCTGCAAGGATGCAAGTTGCCCTGTCTGTATTCCTGTCAAAAATTATATAGAGACGCAAATTAGGCCACGTTCTCGTTCAGTCTTAGATTCTAGTTTACAAAGCAAACCAAACCATGGTGGTGATAATTCAGCTAAAGTAATTTCAAAATATCCATCAgtcgaaacttctgaagaaccACATTCTCCAAAGCGGATGAAGATAGAGCAGGCCCCCCAGTCTCTCAAAACTGAGAATGACAGTTGTGCTGTGCCTGCTTTTGGGGCCAATGCTTCCCATTTGTCCAAGGATGCCCAGCACCAAGATCTCACACAGGGAGACACAACTATACAAGTTAAGTCTGAATACATGGAAGTGAAATTGGAGGGTTCCATAAATTCTAGGCAAGGAAGTCCTGGTAAAATTGGAAAGGGAAAGGATAATGTGGAAGACACAAGCAAACAAAAGTTTGATGGTGAATTTGTTGCAAGGGCTGAGTCGTCCATTTCAGTTAAGCCAGAGAGCATTAAAGTTGAGAAAGAAGCTGATTTAATGAAGCAAGAAAATTCCGCACAGCCTGCTGATAATGCTGTGGGAACTAAGTCTGGGAAGCCAAAGATTAAAGGAGTATCTTTGACTGAACTTTTCACCCCTGAACAAGTAAGAGAGCATATTACAGGCCTCAGGCAATGGGTTGGCCAG AGTAAGGCGAAGGCGGAAAAGAACCAAGCAATGGAGAGTACAATGAGTGAGAACTCTTGTCAGTTATGTGCAGTTGAAAAGCTTACTTTTGAACCACCGCCTATTTATTGCACACCTTGTGGTGCCCGCATTAAGCGGAATGCAATGTATTACACTGTGGGAGCTGGTGATACTAGGCACTCTTTTTGCATTCCATGCTATAATGACGCTCGTGGAGACAGTATTCTTGTTGATGGGGCTTCTATACAAAAGGCGAGGcttgagaagaagaaaaatgacgAGGAGACTGAAGAATGG TGGGTTCAATGTGACAAGTGTGAAGCATGGCAACACCAAATATGTGCTTTATTTAATGGGCGACGAAATGATGGTGGACAAGCTGAATATACTTGCCCTAATTGCTATATGGAAGAGGTTGAAAGAGGTGAACGTAAGCCCTTACCGCAGAGTGCAGTTCTTGGGGCCAAAGATCTGCCAAGAACAATATTAAGTGACCACATAGAGCAACGACTTTTCAAGAGGTTGAAACATGAAAGGCAGGACAGAGCTAGGATGCAAGGAAAGACATATGATGAG GTTGCTGGAGCAGAATCACTTGTCATTCGAGTTGTTTCATCAGTTGACAAGAAGTTGGAGGTGAAGCAGCGGTTCCTTGAAATTTTTCGAGAAGAGAATTACCCAACTGAGTTCCCTTATAAGTCCAAG GTAGTTTTGCTGTTTCAGAAGATAGAAGGTGTGGAGGTTTGCCTGTTTGGCATGTATGTCCAAGAATTTGGATCAGAAACTCACTTTCCGAATCAGCGCCGCGTCTATCTCTCTTACCTGGATTCTGTGAAGTATTTCAGACCTGAGATTAAAGCGGTGACAGGGGAGGCTCTGCGTACATTTGTTTACCATGAAATATTG ATTGGATACCTAGAATACTGCAAGAAGAGAGGTTTTACGAGCTGCTATATATGGGCTTGCCCTCCATTAAAGGGTGAAGactatattttatattgccATCCAGAAATTCAAAAAACACCAAAATCTGACAAACTTCGGGAATG gTATTTGGCGATGTTGCGGAAAGCTTCAAAGGAAAATATTGTGGTTGACTTAACTAATTTATATGATCATTTCTTTGTTTCCACGGGTGAATGTAAGGCGAGGGTTACAGCAGCTAGGCTGCCATACTTTGATGGTGATTATTGGCCTGGCGCTGCAGAAGATTTAATTTATCAGCTTAACCAAGACGAAGATGGTAGAAGACAGAACAAAAAGGGAACCACAAAAAAGACCATAACAAAGAGGGCTCTAAAAGCATCTGGTCAGTCGGATCTTTCTGGTAATGCGTCAAAGGATCTGCTGCTGATGCATAAA CTTGGTGAGACTATTTCCCCAATGAAGGAGGATTTTATCATGGTTCACTTACAGCATTGCTGCACGCATTGTTGCATTTTAATGGTTTCCGGAAACCGTTGGGTTTGCAACCAGTGCAAGAATTTTCAGATTTGTGATAA GTGTTATGAGGCTGAACAGAAACGTGAAGAAAGGGAGCGACATCCTGTCAACCATAGGGAGAAACATGCACTCTATCCA GCTGAAATCACGGATGTACAAGTTGACACAAAAGATAATGATGAAATTCTTGAGAGTGAATTCTTCGATACAAGACAAGCATTTTTGAGTCTTTGTCAAGGAAATCATTATCAATATGATACTTTACGCCGGGCTAAACATTCCTCGATGATGGTCCTATACCATCTCCATAATCCCACTGCTCCTGCTTTTGTGACGACGTGCAATGTATGCCATCTTGATATAGAAACAGGTCAAGGTTGGCGTTGTGAAGTTTGCCCCGACTTTGATGTATGTAATGCTTGCTATCAAAAGGACGGGAGAATTGATCATCCTCATAAGTTAACTAATCACCCATCCACGGCTGATCGTGATGCCCAGAATAAAGAAGCTAGGCAACAAAGGGTTGTGCAG CTTAGGAAAATGCTTGATCTTCTGGTGCATGCGTCACAATGCCGTTCTCCCCAGTGCCAATATCCAAATTGTCGCAAGGTGAAGGGGCTCTTCCGGCATGGAATACAGTGCAAGACACGTGCATCTGGAGGCTGTGTACTGTGTAAGAAGATGTGGTATCTCCTGCAACTTCATGCTCGGGCATGCAAGGAATCTGAATGCCACGTACCGCGTTGCAG AGATCTGAAAGAACATATGAGACGGCTACAGCAGCAGTCTGATTCACGCCGTAGGGCTGCAGTGATGGAGATGATGAGACAGAGAGCTGCAGAGGTGGCTGGTAATTGA
- the LOC126673908 gene encoding uncharacterized protein LOC126673908, translated as MSRLSFRPRPLDIHKKLPIVKSVKDFEDDEPNTSSSFTRNSQLLRLAAADVDTEVQHVPTKKLAPEIPTPQFVIVDTYERDYSRTFSQPTSYLRARGARAEIGEFVEYDIDNEDEDWLEEFNDEREILLPERFETLIFKLEVLDHKARERAGVITPTLGSPIPVLLQFDAATEAMQAQIQSIRHAVFQSVYDYWKNKRERWQKPILRRLQPPPPGNDTNPYNVFRPREKAHRLHTRRMQRRENNVQSFEKLRQVRRNLDQAKTILEALIKREEKKREAMENEVSLQRIQMKYKHETELLDESLVLPGFPPITSKFASSEDEFVDSDDLANSRPRIRPAAVQNPPFADSILTVPTGSMLEFRRRQASCGWLNKMDPLEPVLLFTKALVPEKLAAAGIVPPVDSSLKNGASNASYRFHGRIGRGGRIVFDRWNRFVHDPIDLSNSFYMSPRPRPSAYN; from the exons ATGAGCAGACTTTCATTCAGGCCGCGTCCTCTCGACATTCATAAAAAACTTCCGATTGTAAAATCCGTTAAGGATTTCGAAGACGATGAGCCTAACACTTCCTCTTCTTTCACTCGTAACTCTCAGCTCCTACGCCTTGCTGCTGCTGACGTTGACACTGAA GTGCAGCATGTTCCTACTAAGAAATTAGCTCCGGAAATTCCTACGCCTCAGTTTGTTATTGTTGATACTTATGAAAGAGATTATTCCCGCACGTTCTCTCAGCCGACTTCCTATCTTCGCGCTAGGGGAG CTCGAGCTGAGATTGGGGAATTTGTTGAGTATGATATTGACAATGAGGATGAGGATTGGCTGGAAGAGTTCAATGATGAAAGGGAGATACTTTTGCCTGAAAG GTTCGAAACTCTTATTTTCAAGCTGGAAGTTTTGGATCATAAAGCTCGGGAAAGGGCAGGGGTTATAACTCCTACTCTTGGTTCACCAATTCCCGTGCTTCTACAATTTGATGCTGCAACTGAG GCCATGCAAGCTCAAATTCAGTCCATTCGACATGCAGTTTTCCAGTCTGTTTATGATTATTGGAAGAATAAG CGTGAAAGATGGCAGAAGCCTATTTTGCGACGATTGCAG CCTCCTCCTCCAGGAAATGATACCAATCCTTACAATGTCTTCAGACCGAGGGAGAAAGCTCACAGACTACATACAAGAAGG ATGCAAAGAAGGGAAAATAATGTGCAGTCATTTGAAAAGCTTCGCCAG GTCAGGCGTAACCTTGACCAAGCCAAGACAATACTTGAAGCTCTGATTAAG CGTGAGGAGAAAAAGAGAGAGGCAATGGAGAATGAAGTAAGTCTCCAAAGGATCCAAATGAAATATAAG CATGAAACTGAGCTTCTTGATGAAAGCTTGGTTCTTCCTGGATTCCCACCTATCACTTCCAAGTTTGCTTCTAGTGAAGATGAATTTGTAGATTCAGATGACTTGGCAAACAGTCGTCCGCGTATCCGACCCGCCGCAGTTCAAAATCCTCCTTTTGCAGACTCCATCCTTACAGTACCTACGGGAAGCATGCTAGAATTCAGACGGCGACAAGCCTCATGTGGATGGCTTAATAAAATG GATCCTCTTGAACCAGTTCTGTTATTTACAAAGGCTCTTGTTCCAGAAAAGTTGGCGGCTGCAGGAATTGTACCGCCTGTAGATTCTTCATTAAAGAATGGAGCATCCAATGCCTCTTACAGATTCCACGGAAGAATTGGCCGAGGTGGGCGTATTGTATTTGACAGATGGAACAGATTTGTGCACGATCCAATTGATCTTAGTAATTCTTTTTACATGTCTCCAAGACCCCGGCCCTCAGCATATAATTAA